From a region of the Cucumis sativus cultivar 9930 chromosome 6, Cucumber_9930_V3, whole genome shotgun sequence genome:
- the LOC101209625 gene encoding gibberellin 20 oxidase 1-D — protein MDSNISQLESQEQAPNEALPFLHASKLTHKTLFVQSKFIWPKGDLVEAYEKLSEPHVDLEGFLKGDKKATLEASKLVRKACLKHGFFQVTNHGVDQNLLATALHEMGPIFNLPFNVKTRASQSHPAKMWGFSTAHSNRFSSKLPWKETFSFGFDHCNSFNNEPSVVDFFSSTLGKEFKEIGVIYEKYCEAMRDLSLALTELLGISLGLERSHFRKFFEDGSSIMRLNSYPICEQGGVALGTGPHCDPTALTILHQDQVGGLEVFANNQWHSVPPTPNALVVNIGDLFMAQCNGEYKSCVHRAVVNNYKKRRSLAFFLCPRKNKVVRPPEKLVADDESRKYPDFSWSELLEFTQKHYRADAATLQNFTKWVVSSRPCGH, from the exons ATGGATTCAAATATCTCTCAATTAGAATCCCAAGAGCAAGCACCCAATGAAGCACTTCCTTTTCTCCACGCTTCCAAATTAACCCATAAAACCCTATTCGTACAATCCAAATTTATTTGGCCAAAAGGGGATTTAGTAGAAGCTTATGAAAAGCTAAGTGAACCACATGTGGATCTTGAGGGCTTCCTCAAGGGAGATAAAAAGGCAACCCTTGAAGCTTCCAAGCTCGTGAGGAAAGCCTGCTTGAAACATGGCTTCTTCCAAGTTACTAACCATGGCGTCGATCAAAATCTCTTGGCCACTGCCCTTCACGAAATGGGACCTATTTTTAACCTTCCTTTTAACGTTAAGACGAGGGCCTCTCAATCCCACCCTGCCAAAATGTGGGGTTTTTCTACTGCTCATTCAAATCGCTTTTCTTCAAAGCTGCCATGGAAGGAAACTTTCTCTTTTGGGTTTGACCATTGCAATAGCTTCAATAATGAACCATCTGTTGTtgatttcttctcttccacTCTGGGCAaggaatttaaagaaattgg GgttatatatgaaaagtaCTGCGAAGCAATGAGGGACCTTTCACTAGCATTAACCGAGCTCTTGGGAATAAGCTTGGGACTGGAGAGATCTCATTTTCGCAAGTTTTTCGAAGATGGAAGCTCCATAATGCGATTGAACAGCTACCCAATTTGCGAACAAGGCGGCGTGGCCCTCGGTACTGGGCCTCATTGCGATCCAACAGCCTTGACCATCCTCCACCAGGACCAGGTCGGTGGTCTCGAAGTCTTTGCCAACAACCAATGGCACTCCGTTCCTCCCACTCCTAACGCACTCGTTGTTAACATTGGTGATCTTTTCATG GCACAGTGTAATGGAGAATACAAAAGCTGCGTGCATAGGGCGGTGGTGAACAACTACAAGAAGAGGAGGTCATTGGCATTCTTCCTTTGTCCAAGGAAAAACAAGGTAGTGAGGCCGCCAGAGAAACTTGTCGCCGACGACGAGTCCAGAAAGTATCCGGATTTTTCCTGGTCTGAGCTGCTTGAATTCACACAAAAACACTACAGAGCCGATGCAGCAACACTTCAAAACTTCACCAAATGGGTCGTGTCTTCGAGGCCATGTGGTCATTAA